One segment of Paraburkholderia sp. PREW-6R DNA contains the following:
- a CDS encoding DUF308 domain-containing protein, whose translation MDELLGRAWWMLILRGTVALLFGSLALFWPALTLLLLINLFSAYAIVGGIVAIVGAIRYRATHAGWWVPLLLGLCSIGAGLIAVLLPGIGALALVAVIGANAVITGVFDLISAARLHGRLRNAWMLVLTGVVSLLFGIFVLLFPGAGALALVWVIGVYALFTGALLFVLGITARAWHREGPSGEPHAPLHP comes from the coding sequence ATGGACGAACTGCTTGGACGCGCGTGGTGGATGCTCATTCTGCGTGGGACGGTAGCGCTTCTGTTCGGCAGTCTGGCGCTATTCTGGCCGGCTCTTACTCTGCTACTGCTTATTAATCTCTTTAGCGCCTACGCGATCGTCGGTGGCATTGTTGCGATCGTCGGAGCCATTCGTTACCGCGCGACACACGCCGGCTGGTGGGTGCCCTTGCTGCTCGGCCTTTGCAGCATCGGCGCCGGCCTGATCGCCGTACTACTACCGGGCATTGGTGCGCTCGCGCTGGTGGCCGTCATCGGTGCAAATGCCGTTATCACCGGGGTATTCGATCTGATCTCGGCAGCCCGGCTGCACGGGCGCCTGCGCAATGCGTGGATGCTGGTGCTCACCGGCGTGGTGTCCCTGCTGTTCGGCATCTTTGTGCTGCTCTTTCCGGGCGCTGGCGCACTGGCGCTCGTCTGGGTGATCGGCGTGTATGCGCTGTTCACGGGCGCGCTGCTGTTCGTACTCGGCATCACAGCACGTGCCTGGCACCGTGAAGGCCCGAGCGGCGAGCCACACGCGCCGTTGCATCCGTGA
- a CDS encoding AraC family transcriptional regulator → MKPATGSTSDDGVGCQPMNVALAAGGLKPVSGFRLVVPTGNTVVRAAGIDDLGTNHSISISAPFVSILPVGAQFATITDDPPNGWVIALKPGLPGQASQDACDAIPKWTRFWDPFLSETAETLNALLHADLIDAACADAFADVVSVHIAVRYGHCAGAAGPPLPLTRQRLTRIEAFVREHIAETILVEHLAVLVHMSASNFARAFKMATGTPPHLYVTLERVKFARTMLREETIPLVDVGARAGFQTQQHFTEVFHRYDGMTPRAFRLAHRSADR, encoded by the coding sequence ATGAAACCAGCAACAGGATCGACTTCGGATGACGGCGTCGGGTGCCAACCGATGAATGTCGCTTTAGCCGCTGGCGGCCTGAAACCGGTGTCGGGATTTCGGCTCGTTGTACCGACAGGCAACACTGTTGTACGCGCTGCGGGCATCGACGATCTCGGGACGAATCATTCCATTTCAATCAGTGCACCGTTTGTCTCCATCCTTCCGGTGGGGGCGCAGTTCGCGACCATTACTGACGACCCGCCGAATGGATGGGTGATCGCACTTAAACCGGGCTTACCCGGGCAAGCTTCGCAAGATGCGTGCGACGCGATCCCTAAATGGACCCGGTTCTGGGACCCGTTTTTGAGCGAAACCGCAGAAACGTTGAATGCTTTGCTTCACGCGGATCTCATCGACGCAGCGTGCGCCGACGCGTTTGCGGATGTCGTCTCGGTGCATATCGCTGTCCGCTATGGGCACTGTGCAGGCGCGGCCGGTCCGCCCCTGCCTCTTACGCGTCAGAGGTTGACTCGCATTGAAGCCTTCGTTCGTGAGCATATTGCCGAAACCATTCTGGTCGAGCACCTTGCAGTGCTGGTGCACATGAGTGCATCGAACTTCGCGCGGGCCTTCAAAATGGCGACAGGTACGCCGCCCCATCTATACGTGACGCTCGAACGAGTGAAATTTGCGAGGACGATGTTGCGCGAGGAAACCATTCCCCTGGTTGACGTTGGCGCGCGCGCGGGCTTTCAGACTCAGCAGCATTTCACCGAAGTGTTTCATCGATACGACGGCATGACCCCGCGTGCTTTCCGGCTAGCCCACCGAAGCGCCGACAGATGA
- a CDS encoding MgtC/SapB family protein codes for MISHVQLSEVILRMVAGVLVGCIVGLDRNLHGKPTGVKTLGLVALGACLVTMAGMSFELHGLNDNSDAGRAIQGVITGIGFLGAGVILQNRATGKISGLTTAASIWVTAALGIVCGIGAWQIAGIATALLLLLLSVGGRVERALHRRWLRKSPEEQAAITRHDE; via the coding sequence ATGATTTCACATGTGCAATTGTCAGAGGTAATCTTGCGCATGGTCGCGGGCGTGCTCGTGGGCTGTATCGTCGGGCTCGATCGAAACCTGCATGGCAAGCCTACCGGCGTCAAGACGCTCGGCCTCGTTGCGCTCGGCGCCTGTCTCGTCACGATGGCAGGCATGTCCTTCGAACTACACGGTCTGAATGACAACAGCGACGCCGGTCGTGCGATTCAAGGCGTGATTACGGGCATCGGTTTTCTCGGTGCCGGCGTCATCCTGCAAAACCGCGCCACCGGCAAGATTAGCGGCTTGACGACAGCGGCTTCGATCTGGGTCACCGCCGCGCTTGGCATTGTGTGCGGCATAGGCGCATGGCAGATTGCGGGTATTGCCACCGCCCTTCTCCTGCTGCTGCTTTCGGTCGGCGGCCGCGTTGAACGAGCGTTGCACCGGCGCTGGCTACGAAAGTCACCCGAGGAGCAGGCGGCCATCACACGGCACGACGAGTAA
- a CDS encoding ATP-dependent Clp protease ATP-binding subunit: MIMAECSVCGKPATSQITITENGHRRQLMLCDQHYMEFMARNQRRLSPLESLFHGGLFESLFDDMWPQTATGRGSRSRIGRAPGPSDAADQGPGAISGHTEDSTGGQPGGRTRRHRRAREAVDLQTYLSQSGLDRLQAAAQAAVEYGKNEVDTEHLLLALADNNVVQEILHGFKLDPEEIRRTIDQTAPRGTRKEPADNEQIGVSPRAKSALENALKSSLEMGHSYVGPEHILIGLVEEEDGFAGDLLRKLGLSPQSLRQKAVKVVGKGAEDGKTEGRSTTPTLDKYARDLSALARQGKLDPVIGRDREIETTIEVLARRRKNNPVLIGEPGVGKTAIVEGLAQRIAQDQVPEVLRGKRVVELNINSVVAGAKYRGEFEERVKQVLDEIIENQDRLVVFIDELHTIVGAGQGGGEGGLDIGNVFKPPLARGELHLVGATTLNEYQKYIEKDSALERRFQPVMVPEPGVEETIEILRGLRDRLEAHHKVKITEGAIAAAAKLSDRYIAARFLPDKAIDLLDQAAARVRISSSSRPQPLHDIEASIRRIKQEQDAASAAKQFDKAKQLEERLVAEQKQLHETTETWKKERGTSSQEVTAEDIAQIVSSLTGVPLSELTAEDREKLLRLEDHLKERVVGQDEAVSAVAKAVRLSRAGLTEAGKPTASFLFLGPTGVGKTELAKALAASVFGDENALVRIDMSEYSERHTVARLVGAPPGYVGYEEGGQLTERVRRRPYCVVLLDEIEKANSEVHNLLLQLFDEGRLTDGRGRLVDFTNTIIIATSNIGSQLIQDNIKADSKQLDYPELRDRLMEVLRHHFRPEFLNRVDEVVVFHALGKEQIRTIVDLQLARVRRTALAQGIDLTFDDSLREHLAQIGYDPEFGARMLKRKIRLEVESQLADALLGGDVHDGDKVTMTYDPGTHSVRVQKAAAPTEAPSEASAQAPAHA, from the coding sequence ATCATCATGGCCGAGTGCAGCGTTTGTGGAAAGCCCGCCACCTCGCAGATCACGATCACCGAAAACGGCCATCGCCGTCAGCTGATGCTGTGCGACCAGCACTACATGGAGTTCATGGCGCGCAATCAGCGCCGCCTGTCGCCGCTAGAGTCGCTCTTTCACGGCGGACTGTTCGAAAGCCTGTTCGACGATATGTGGCCACAAACGGCAACCGGCCGTGGCAGCCGCTCGCGGATCGGACGCGCGCCCGGACCCTCCGACGCGGCGGATCAGGGACCAGGCGCCATCAGCGGGCACACGGAAGATTCAACGGGCGGACAACCAGGCGGCCGCACACGCCGGCATCGCCGGGCGCGCGAAGCGGTGGACCTGCAGACCTATCTGAGCCAGAGCGGTCTGGACCGCCTGCAGGCCGCGGCGCAAGCAGCGGTCGAATATGGGAAGAACGAGGTCGATACGGAACACCTGCTGCTGGCGCTCGCCGATAACAATGTGGTGCAGGAAATCCTGCACGGATTCAAGCTCGACCCCGAAGAGATCAGGAGAACCATCGACCAGACCGCGCCGCGCGGCACCCGCAAGGAACCGGCCGACAACGAGCAGATCGGCGTGTCGCCTCGCGCCAAGAGCGCGCTGGAAAATGCGTTGAAGTCGTCGCTGGAAATGGGTCACAGCTATGTCGGTCCGGAGCACATCCTGATTGGACTCGTCGAGGAAGAAGACGGCTTTGCGGGTGATTTGCTGCGCAAGCTCGGGCTGTCGCCGCAATCGCTGCGGCAAAAGGCAGTCAAGGTGGTCGGCAAGGGGGCCGAAGACGGCAAGACGGAAGGTCGCTCCACCACGCCCACGCTGGACAAGTACGCGCGCGATCTGAGCGCGCTCGCGCGTCAGGGCAAGCTCGATCCGGTGATCGGCCGTGACAGGGAAATCGAAACTACCATTGAAGTGCTCGCGCGGCGCCGCAAGAACAATCCGGTGCTGATTGGCGAACCCGGCGTGGGCAAGACCGCAATCGTCGAAGGCCTCGCACAGCGCATTGCGCAGGACCAGGTGCCGGAAGTGCTGCGCGGCAAGCGCGTGGTCGAACTGAACATCAATAGCGTCGTGGCAGGTGCGAAGTATCGCGGCGAGTTCGAAGAACGCGTCAAGCAGGTGCTCGATGAGATTATCGAGAACCAGGACCGTCTGGTCGTATTTATCGACGAACTGCACACCATTGTCGGCGCCGGCCAGGGCGGCGGCGAAGGCGGCCTCGATATCGGCAATGTCTTCAAGCCCCCGCTCGCCCGCGGCGAGCTGCACCTCGTAGGTGCGACGACGTTGAACGAATACCAGAAGTACATTGAAAAGGACTCGGCTTTGGAGCGGCGCTTTCAGCCCGTGATGGTGCCCGAGCCTGGCGTCGAGGAAACGATCGAGATCCTGCGTGGCCTGCGTGACCGGCTCGAAGCGCATCACAAGGTAAAGATCACGGAAGGGGCAATCGCTGCTGCGGCAAAACTCTCGGACCGCTACATCGCCGCACGCTTTTTGCCCGATAAGGCAATCGATCTGCTGGATCAGGCCGCCGCCCGCGTGCGCATTTCATCGAGCTCGCGTCCGCAACCACTGCACGATATCGAGGCGAGCATCCGCCGCATCAAGCAGGAACAGGACGCGGCCAGCGCTGCGAAACAATTCGACAAAGCCAAGCAACTGGAAGAACGGCTCGTCGCGGAACAGAAACAGCTGCATGAAACGACTGAGACATGGAAGAAGGAACGCGGCACCAGCTCGCAGGAAGTCACGGCGGAAGACATTGCGCAGATCGTGTCGTCGCTCACGGGCGTGCCGTTATCTGAACTCACGGCGGAAGACCGCGAGAAGCTGTTGCGACTCGAAGACCACCTGAAGGAGCGTGTGGTCGGCCAGGATGAAGCCGTCTCCGCGGTCGCCAAAGCAGTACGGCTTTCGCGCGCGGGGTTGACCGAGGCCGGCAAGCCGACTGCAAGCTTCCTTTTTCTCGGACCCACGGGTGTGGGCAAGACCGAACTCGCGAAGGCGCTGGCCGCTTCGGTGTTCGGCGACGAGAACGCACTGGTGCGCATCGACATGAGCGAGTATTCCGAGCGTCATACCGTGGCACGGCTCGTCGGCGCGCCGCCCGGATATGTCGGCTACGAGGAAGGCGGCCAGCTTACCGAGCGCGTGCGGCGCAGGCCCTATTGCGTCGTGCTGCTCGACGAAATCGAAAAGGCGAACTCGGAGGTGCACAACCTGCTGCTGCAACTGTTCGACGAAGGGCGGCTTACCGACGGCCGGGGACGTCTGGTGGATTTCACCAACACAATTATTATCGCGACCAGCAATATCGGTTCACAGCTGATCCAGGACAACATAAAGGCAGATTCGAAGCAGCTCGATTATCCGGAACTACGGGACCGGTTGATGGAAGTATTGCGCCATCATTTCAGGCCGGAGTTCCTCAATCGCGTCGACGAGGTGGTGGTGTTTCATGCGCTCGGCAAGGAGCAGATTCGCACCATTGTCGATCTGCAACTTGCGCGCGTACGGCGTACGGCGCTGGCCCAGGGCATCGACCTGACCTTCGACGACAGCTTGCGCGAGCACCTGGCGCAGATCGGCTATGACCCCGAGTTCGGCGCGCGGATGCTCAAACGCAAGATCCGTCTGGAGGTGGAGTCGCAACTCGCCGATGCGCTGTTGGGAGGCGACGTGCACGACGGCGACAAGGTCACCATGACGTACGACCCGGGAACGCATTCCGTGCGGGTGCAGAAAGCAGCGGCGCCGACGGAAGCGCCCAGCGAGGCTTCGGCGCAGGCACCAGCGCATGCGTGA
- a CDS encoding LysR family transcriptional regulator, whose product MDGFSDLSLFALVARHRNLAAAAREVGVTPPAVSKRLAQLERRLGVRLMNRTTRRLSLTPEGELYLSNGSRILDELSELEHRVTQSRGEPTGLLRVNASFGFGRARIAPAVSEFVERYPAMKIMLHLTDRPVSLQGEGFDLGIRFGEVPDARINARLLLENRRLVCASPAYLARHGRPSVPHDLTRHACIVLRENESAYGTWYFSRGKRTETVKVDGALSSNDGSVVLHWALEGRGIVVRSQWEIEGHLARGELVPLLADWTLPDANIHAIYLERNQLSVKLRTFVDFLGEYLRRPANLA is encoded by the coding sequence ATGGATGGTTTCTCGGACCTGAGCCTGTTCGCACTCGTGGCGCGCCACCGGAACCTCGCGGCGGCGGCGCGCGAGGTTGGCGTGACGCCGCCTGCAGTCAGCAAGCGGCTGGCGCAACTGGAACGTCGCCTCGGCGTGCGCTTGATGAATCGGACGACACGGCGTCTGAGCCTCACACCGGAGGGCGAGCTTTACCTGTCAAACGGCTCGCGCATTCTCGACGAGTTGTCGGAACTGGAGCATCGCGTCACGCAAAGCCGTGGCGAACCGACCGGCTTGTTACGGGTCAACGCGTCGTTCGGGTTCGGGCGGGCGCGTATCGCGCCCGCGGTGTCGGAGTTCGTCGAGCGCTATCCCGCGATGAAAATCATGTTGCACCTGACGGACCGGCCGGTGAGCCTACAGGGCGAAGGCTTCGATCTTGGCATTCGCTTCGGCGAGGTGCCGGACGCACGTATCAACGCACGCCTGCTGCTCGAAAACAGGCGGCTGGTATGCGCGTCGCCTGCTTACCTGGCGCGGCACGGCAGGCCCTCCGTGCCGCACGACCTGACACGGCATGCGTGCATCGTTCTGCGCGAGAACGAGTCGGCTTACGGCACGTGGTATTTTTCTCGCGGCAAGCGCACCGAAACGGTCAAGGTCGATGGAGCGTTGTCCAGCAACGACGGCAGCGTCGTTCTTCATTGGGCGCTCGAAGGTCGGGGGATCGTCGTACGATCGCAGTGGGAGATCGAAGGACACCTGGCGCGTGGCGAACTCGTGCCGTTGCTCGCGGACTGGACACTGCCGGATGCCAACATTCACGCGATCTATCTGGAGCGCAATCAGCTTTCGGTCAAACTCAGGACGTTTGTCGACTTCCTCGGCGAGTATCTGCGCAGGCCAGCGAATCTCGCGTGA
- the leuD gene encoding 3-isopropylmalate dehydratase small subunit gives MTRLTTIQGSAVPLPIDNLDTDQIMPKQFLRIIDKAGLADGLLYDLRFDERGVPRTDCVLNQSTYANARILIGGANFGCGSSREHAVWGLQQYGFQAVIAPSSAEIFYSNAMNNRLLLVQLEREAIDALTHEAVATPGTAISIDLEQQTVSSASGARYAYPIGARHKRMVIEGMDTVDLTLDSLAAIEAFEQLHFARHPWAQVM, from the coding sequence ATGACCCGACTCACGACTATTCAAGGCAGCGCTGTGCCGTTGCCGATCGACAACCTCGACACCGACCAGATCATGCCGAAGCAGTTCCTGCGCATCATCGACAAGGCGGGTCTCGCGGACGGTCTGCTGTACGACCTGCGCTTCGACGAGCGCGGTGTGCCTCGCACTGACTGCGTGCTCAACCAGAGCACGTACGCAAACGCGCGCATTCTTATTGGAGGCGCGAACTTCGGCTGCGGATCGAGCCGCGAACATGCGGTATGGGGTCTGCAGCAGTACGGTTTTCAGGCGGTGATCGCGCCGAGCTCCGCGGAGATATTCTATTCAAATGCAATGAATAACCGGCTGCTGCTCGTGCAACTCGAACGCGAGGCGATCGATGCGCTGACGCACGAGGCTGTCGCAACACCCGGCACAGCGATCTCGATCGATCTCGAACAACAGACCGTGAGTTCTGCGTCGGGCGCGCGGTACGCCTATCCAATCGGCGCGCGCCATAAGCGCATGGTGATCGAAGGCATGGATACCGTTGATCTGACGCTCGACTCGCTCGCCGCAATCGAAGCGTTCGAACAGTTGCATTTCGCGCGGCATCCCTGGGCCCAGGTGATGTAA
- a CDS encoding PRC-barrel domain-containing protein has protein sequence MKTNLLVLLLASSLGFVPDANAQVAGTQPLGVSVAESAAIVAGWSVRKSIMDKPVFNEKDERVGVIHDIIVAPDRSVSFAIVAANQFLGVAHHDVAIPIEQLDFVNGKLVLAGATKDAIKALPEFQYTKVRATPEARSEYSEHH, from the coding sequence ATGAAAACGAATCTCCTTGTATTGCTGCTCGCGTCGTCGCTTGGATTCGTTCCAGACGCAAACGCCCAGGTGGCCGGCACCCAGCCGCTTGGTGTCAGCGTGGCAGAATCGGCCGCGATCGTGGCAGGCTGGAGCGTGAGAAAGTCGATCATGGACAAGCCCGTCTTCAACGAGAAGGATGAGCGTGTCGGCGTCATTCATGACATTATCGTGGCGCCGGATCGTTCCGTATCGTTTGCAATCGTCGCCGCAAACCAGTTTCTGGGGGTGGCGCATCATGACGTCGCCATCCCGATCGAGCAGCTCGATTTCGTCAATGGCAAATTGGTGCTAGCCGGTGCGACGAAAGATGCGATCAAGGCGCTGCCAGAGTTTCAATACACGAAGGTACGCGCAACACCTGAAGCGAGGTCCGAGTACAGCGAGCATCACTGA
- the leuC gene encoding 3-isopropylmalate dehydratase large subunit: MSDRTLYQKLVDSHTVSRIDEQNVLLYADLHLMNEYTSPQAFSALDARRRAVRRPRQHLAVVSHIIPTHAESPRVIRDAASLLQAQNLARNCEQGGIRLLAADDPLQGIEHIVAPELGLIRPGMVVLCGDSHTTTYGALGALGFGIGTSEVEHVLATQTLVYRLARTMRITVDGPLPYGTSSKDVVIWIISRIGAQGARGYAVEFAGSTIASLSAEARMTLCNMTVEAGARAALIAPDATTFDYVRAHTPSLDETAWQAALEDWRDLYTDVGARFDIEHRFDARSIAPFVTWGTSPDQAVAIDQPIPDEASQATHEAAASLRRALDYMGLAANQSIAGTRIDRVFIGSCTNGRIEDLRTVAEIVRGKRVAKGVRAMVVPGSGSVRRAAEQQGIARTLLDAGFEWREPGCSMCLAMNDDVLGAGERCASTTNRNFEGRQGRGGRTHLMSPAMAAAAAITGAITDVRTLEASAS; this comes from the coding sequence ATGTCCGACCGAACCCTTTACCAGAAGCTCGTCGATTCGCACACGGTGTCGCGTATCGACGAACAGAACGTGCTGCTGTATGCGGATCTGCATCTGATGAACGAGTACACCAGCCCGCAAGCGTTCAGCGCGCTCGACGCACGCCGTCGCGCGGTGCGCCGTCCGCGCCAGCACCTCGCCGTCGTGAGCCACATCATTCCCACGCATGCGGAGTCGCCGCGCGTGATTCGCGATGCAGCGTCGTTGCTGCAGGCGCAGAACCTCGCGCGCAACTGCGAGCAAGGCGGCATACGGCTCCTCGCCGCGGACGATCCGCTGCAGGGCATTGAGCATATCGTCGCGCCGGAGCTCGGGCTGATTCGTCCCGGCATGGTCGTACTGTGCGGAGACAGCCATACCACCACGTACGGCGCACTCGGCGCATTGGGCTTTGGCATCGGCACCTCGGAAGTCGAGCACGTGCTCGCCACCCAAACGCTCGTGTACCGGCTCGCGCGGACCATGCGCATCACGGTCGATGGCCCGCTTCCGTATGGCACGTCATCGAAGGACGTCGTCATCTGGATCATCAGCAGGATCGGCGCGCAAGGTGCGCGCGGTTATGCCGTGGAGTTTGCCGGTTCGACGATCGCATCGCTTTCGGCCGAGGCCCGCATGACCTTGTGCAACATGACCGTCGAAGCCGGCGCGCGTGCGGCGCTGATCGCTCCGGATGCGACCACCTTCGACTACGTGCGCGCCCACACACCGTCACTCGACGAAACTGCATGGCAAGCCGCGCTCGAAGACTGGCGCGACCTCTATACCGATGTCGGCGCGCGCTTTGACATCGAGCATCGCTTCGACGCACGGAGCATCGCCCCGTTCGTCACCTGGGGCACGAGTCCTGACCAGGCGGTCGCGATCGATCAGCCGATTCCCGACGAAGCTTCGCAAGCGACGCACGAAGCCGCCGCGTCGCTGCGCCGCGCGCTCGACTACATGGGACTTGCTGCCAATCAATCGATTGCCGGTACGCGCATCGACCGTGTGTTCATCGGCTCGTGCACCAACGGGCGCATCGAAGACTTGCGCACGGTGGCCGAGATCGTGCGCGGCAAGCGCGTCGCAAAAGGTGTGCGCGCGATGGTCGTGCCGGGCTCCGGAAGCGTGCGCCGGGCCGCTGAACAGCAAGGGATCGCGAGGACGCTGCTCGATGCGGGCTTCGAATGGCGCGAGCCGGGCTGCTCGATGTGCCTCGCGATGAACGACGACGTGCTCGGCGCGGGCGAGCGGTGTGCGTCCACCACCAACCGTAATTTCGAAGGCCGCCAGGGACGCGGAGGCCGCACGCACCTGATGAGTCCGGCAATGGCGGCCGCTGCGGCGATCACTGGCGCCATTACCGATGTCCGCACGTTGGAGGCATCCGCATCATGA
- a CDS encoding alpha/beta hydrolase: MFEGFSNVSTTVDGIRIHAVQAGRGPALLLLHGHPQTHAIWHKVAPTLAEHFTVIAADLRGYGDSGKPQGAADHANYAKRRMALDQVELMRGLGHQRFSVIGHDRGGRVAARMALDHQEAVTRLVTLDVAPTLAMYEQTSFDFARAYWHWFMLVRPAPFPETLIRADPDLYLRQTIGARSAGLAPFTPAAYADYLRCLSDPDTAHGICEDYRASVTVDLEHDRATLASGQRIGCPFMAFWGAQGVIEQCFDPLTEWRAYAPNVRGEALPCGHYIPEEAPQQLLARVLPFLSE; this comes from the coding sequence ATGTTCGAAGGCTTCAGCAACGTTTCGACAACCGTCGACGGCATACGCATTCACGCGGTCCAGGCCGGGCGCGGCCCCGCGCTTCTGCTTTTGCACGGACATCCGCAAACGCATGCGATCTGGCACAAGGTCGCGCCGACGCTCGCCGAGCATTTCACGGTGATCGCTGCGGACTTGCGCGGCTACGGCGACAGCGGCAAGCCGCAGGGCGCAGCGGATCACGCGAACTACGCGAAGCGCCGCATGGCGCTCGATCAGGTCGAACTGATGCGCGGCCTCGGCCATCAGCGCTTCAGCGTCATCGGCCACGATCGGGGCGGGCGCGTCGCGGCCCGCATGGCGCTCGATCATCAGGAGGCCGTGACGCGCCTCGTGACGCTCGATGTCGCGCCGACGCTCGCAATGTACGAGCAGACTTCGTTCGACTTTGCGCGCGCCTACTGGCACTGGTTCATGCTGGTGCGCCCGGCCCCGTTCCCGGAGACGCTCATCCGTGCGGACCCCGATCTCTATCTCAGGCAGACCATCGGCGCGCGCAGCGCCGGGCTTGCGCCGTTCACGCCGGCCGCTTACGCCGACTATCTGCGGTGTCTGTCCGACCCTGACACGGCGCACGGCATCTGCGAGGACTATCGGGCAAGCGTGACGGTCGACCTCGAACACGACCGTGCGACGCTCGCCTCCGGGCAGCGGATCGGCTGTCCGTTCATGGCGTTCTGGGGCGCGCAGGGCGTGATCGAACAATGCTTCGATCCGCTCACCGAATGGCGGGCGTATGCGCCGAACGTACGGGGCGAAGCGCTGCCTTGCGGCCACTACATTCCCGAAGAAGCGCCGCAGCAGTTGCTCGCGCGCGTGCTGCCTTTCTTGAGCGAGTAA
- a CDS encoding Hsp20/alpha crystallin family protein, translating to MPLDLDRWNPFRFLRSNAQKGASGLAEAPPTGQQDARQNGQQTDTQTGNGAASAAAPAPVSLAHANWPLPDPIHLIADLIRDPFGASGPLKSWFGDFSASEFQPRIDVTDESDALRIVAELPGMTRDDVELEVIEDMLIISGDKRFESTSEEQGCYRVERSFGHFQRAVPLPADIDLDRAEARFENGVLTLRLPKVAGEPAVKRRIEIK from the coding sequence ATGCCTCTGGATCTCGACAGATGGAATCCGTTCCGGTTTCTACGCTCGAACGCGCAAAAAGGTGCATCCGGCCTCGCCGAAGCGCCGCCCACCGGACAACAGGATGCCCGGCAAAACGGGCAACAGACTGACACACAGACGGGTAACGGTGCCGCGTCGGCAGCCGCGCCTGCGCCGGTATCGTTGGCGCATGCCAACTGGCCGTTGCCCGATCCGATTCATCTGATCGCCGATCTGATCCGCGATCCTTTCGGAGCCTCCGGGCCGCTCAAAAGCTGGTTTGGCGACTTCAGCGCAAGCGAGTTTCAACCGCGGATCGACGTCACCGATGAGAGCGACGCACTGCGTATCGTCGCCGAATTGCCGGGCATGACCCGCGACGACGTCGAACTCGAAGTGATAGAAGACATGCTGATCATCAGCGGCGACAAGCGCTTCGAATCGACGAGCGAAGAACAGGGATGCTATCGGGTCGAGCGGTCGTTCGGACATTTTCAGCGCGCGGTCCCGCTGCCGGCGGACATTGATCTCGATCGGGCAGAGGCCCGCTTTGAAAACGGCGTGCTGACGCTGCGCCTGCCCAAAGTGGCCGGAGAACCGGCCGTGAAGCGCCGCATCGAGATCAAATAA